The Frankiaceae bacterium genome has a window encoding:
- the galU gene encoding UTP--glucose-1-phosphate uridylyltransferase GalU, protein MPITKAVIPAAGLGTRFLPATKASPKEMLPVVDKPAIQYVVEEAVRAGLTDVLMVTGRGKRTLEDHFDRVWELESALEAKGDDTRLAMVRESADLADVHYIRQGQPLGLGHAVLQAAAHVGDQPFAVLLGDDLIDDRDPLLETMIAVQQERGGSVVALMEVPESQISMYGCASVGSRDTDVVEVTAMVEKPDPADAPSNLAVIGRYVLSPSVFGVLRETKPGRGNEIQLTDALATLIASEPMHGVVFRGRRYDTGDRSDYLKAVVRLAVDRPDIGPDFLEWLRKFVSET, encoded by the coding sequence ATGCCGATCACCAAGGCCGTCATCCCTGCCGCCGGTCTCGGCACGCGGTTCCTCCCCGCGACGAAGGCGTCGCCCAAGGAGATGCTCCCCGTCGTCGACAAGCCCGCGATCCAGTACGTCGTCGAGGAGGCCGTCCGCGCCGGTCTGACCGACGTGCTCATGGTCACCGGCCGCGGCAAGCGCACCCTTGAGGACCACTTCGACCGGGTGTGGGAGCTCGAGTCGGCGCTGGAGGCGAAGGGCGACGACACCCGCCTCGCGATGGTCCGCGAGTCGGCCGACCTCGCCGACGTCCACTACATCAGGCAGGGGCAGCCGCTCGGCCTCGGGCACGCCGTCCTGCAGGCCGCCGCGCACGTCGGCGACCAGCCGTTCGCCGTCCTCCTCGGCGACGACCTCATCGACGACCGCGACCCGCTGCTGGAGACGATGATCGCGGTGCAGCAGGAGCGCGGCGGCAGCGTCGTCGCGTTGATGGAGGTGCCGGAGAGCCAGATCTCGATGTACGGCTGCGCCAGCGTCGGCAGCCGCGACACCGACGTCGTCGAGGTGACCGCCATGGTCGAGAAGCCCGATCCCGCCGACGCGCCGAGCAACCTCGCGGTCATCGGCCGGTACGTGCTCTCTCCCAGCGTGTTCGGGGTCCTGCGCGAGACGAAGCCGGGGCGCGGCAACGAGATCCAGCTCACCGACGCGCTCGCCACGCTCATCGCGTCGGAGCCCATGCACGGCGTCGTCTTCCGGGGCCGCCGGTACGACACCGGCGACCGTTCCGACTACCTCAAGGCAGTCGTACGACTCGCGGTCGATCGGCCCGACATCGGGCCGGACTTCCTGGAGTGGCTGCGGAAGTTCGTGAGCGAGACGTGA
- the glp gene encoding gephyrin-like molybdotransferase Glp, translating to MKSVDAHLQQILAAIGPLTELELRLLDAHGCVLSEDVVADRGVPAYDTATCDGYAVRSPDVPGPVTLHVAGDVARGQAANFVVQPGLCVRVVAGAVLPSGADAVVPVGWTDGGLAQVAISRAAVPGAYIRRAGDDVAAGATVLARNSLIGAAQVGLLVAIGRRNVLVRPKPRVVVISVGADLADAGESLGPGQQADAAGYAVSAAVREAGAIAFQGGIVGEDDPKTFSNVVEDHLIQADAVVVTGGLRDGPYDVVRDVLSRLGTMTYDEVAMEPGRAQAFGIIGVERTPVFVIPGDPVGALVSFEVFVRPALRRMLGAETLGRPHVSAMTTTAFASPAGRRQFVRVKVERSADRWVVTPTGGPNADLLTGLASANGLAIVPEETTEVAEGTPLLTWLLERRGI from the coding sequence GTGAAGTCCGTCGACGCGCACCTGCAGCAGATCCTCGCCGCGATCGGCCCGCTGACCGAGCTGGAGCTGCGGCTGCTCGACGCGCACGGCTGCGTGCTCTCCGAGGACGTCGTCGCCGACCGCGGCGTGCCGGCGTACGACACCGCCACCTGCGACGGCTACGCCGTCCGCTCGCCCGATGTTCCAGGCCCCGTGACGCTGCACGTCGCGGGCGACGTCGCGCGCGGCCAGGCCGCGAACTTCGTCGTCCAGCCCGGCCTCTGCGTCCGCGTCGTCGCGGGCGCGGTGCTGCCGTCCGGCGCTGACGCCGTCGTCCCCGTCGGCTGGACCGACGGCGGGCTCGCGCAGGTCGCGATCTCGCGCGCCGCCGTGCCGGGGGCGTACATCCGGCGCGCCGGTGACGACGTCGCCGCGGGCGCGACGGTGCTGGCGCGCAACAGCCTCATCGGTGCCGCGCAGGTCGGCCTGCTCGTCGCGATCGGCCGCCGCAACGTCCTCGTCCGCCCGAAGCCGCGCGTCGTCGTCATCTCCGTCGGCGCCGACCTCGCCGACGCCGGCGAGTCGCTCGGCCCGGGCCAGCAGGCCGACGCCGCCGGCTACGCCGTCTCGGCCGCCGTCCGCGAGGCCGGCGCGATCGCGTTCCAGGGCGGCATCGTCGGCGAGGACGACCCGAAGACGTTCTCCAACGTCGTCGAGGACCACCTCATCCAGGCCGACGCCGTCGTCGTCACGGGCGGGCTGCGCGACGGGCCGTACGACGTCGTCCGCGACGTCCTCTCGCGGCTCGGGACGATGACGTACGACGAAGTGGCGATGGAGCCGGGCCGGGCGCAGGCGTTCGGGATCATCGGGGTCGAGCGGACACCGGTGTTCGTCATCCCCGGCGATCCCGTGGGCGCGCTGGTGTCGTTCGAGGTGTTCGTGCGCCCCGCGCTGCGGCGGATGCTCGGCGCGGAGACGCTGGGGCGGCCGCACGTGAGCGCGATGACGACGACGGCGTTCGCGTCGCCGGCGGGGCGGCGGCAGTTCGTGCGGGTCAAGGTGGAGCGTTCCGCCGACCGGTGGGTCGTCACGCCGACCGGCGGCCCCAACGCCGACCTGCTCACCGGGCTCGCGTCGGCGAACGGCCTCGCGATCGTTCCCGAGGAGACCACCGAGGTCGCGGAGGGCACGCCGCTGCTGACCTGGCTACTGGAACGCCGCGGCATATGA
- a CDS encoding barstar family protein yields MTGGAWLLLVDAEPQAVAEAAARWSDTGLVVRVLRGQKMRTWQGLFDETAAALQFPWYFGENLDALFDCITDLDWLPRAAGYVLVINHPDEVLADAGPGALHQFATLLGAAREQWTTPVEQGESWDRPAVPFHVVMHATSNATAATHLWTAAGGTVVPFPSDDESTDRG; encoded by the coding sequence GTGACCGGTGGTGCTTGGCTGCTCTTGGTCGATGCTGAGCCACAGGCTGTTGCCGAGGCTGCTGCGCGGTGGTCTGACACCGGCTTGGTCGTTCGTGTCCTGCGTGGTCAGAAGATGCGCACGTGGCAGGGCCTTTTTGACGAGACCGCCGCTGCCTTGCAGTTTCCCTGGTATTTCGGTGAAAACCTCGATGCTCTCTTTGACTGCATCACCGATCTGGACTGGTTACCTCGAGCGGCTGGCTACGTGCTTGTGATCAACCACCCCGACGAGGTGCTGGCGGATGCGGGACCCGGGGCGCTCCACCAGTTCGCGACCTTGCTCGGCGCTGCGCGCGAACAGTGGACCACTCCCGTCGAACAAGGCGAGTCTTGGGACCGGCCGGCAGTCCCATTCCACGTGGTGATGCACGCGACAAGTAATGCGACTGCGGCCACACACTTATGGACTGCCGCAGGCGGAACGGTGGTGCCCTTCCCGAGTGATGACGAGAGCACGGACCGTGGGTGA
- a CDS encoding diguanylate cyclase yields the protein MPLRVRLSITLVAIVLVPLTVTALVVLVMINQQEERRIGDRLEYGTASLIDVLEVYGKRAEDSAGDLANGGAGQALSTKDTKLVQTRVAQFGRESGADFVAIVANGSQTGTSIKRPPKYGVAKEAPDPVAQITAIAKAVDKRATPYALYSAVAITTDCATGTCTIGHAVAGFWLDDKTLADVRPGGTDVTLVDPKGSATTTTLGDASQAAAVVATGPGAQAVKAGPLLVTAKTPLVGGPVAYASVSREESQQTQERTWQGLVVILGVFVVMAGMLGWLMARVTTRPLAELSDAALAVASGKLDTHIDIRSRDEVGKLALAFNTMTDELRTYIHALQDSRDELKRNLTRLGDTLSSTHDLKKMLAVILETAMVTIRAEAGALMLFSANRDELYLKVGRGLDGRLSSASVRVGVGEGVAGRVAQSGEGVHGHVGPDAQGELRLADAEPRADSVIAVPLKSQGRVIGVLNLYDRVDSDAFDDNDLATIRSFANQATVAIDNVLLHQEAQRLSITDGLTGLWNYRYFQMNFDKEIERASRFQRPLALLIFDLDKFKQVNDVYGHPRGDSVLIELATRVKGAIREVDTLARYGGEEFVLILPETDLEGATLAAGKICEIVRQRRFGAADEEPIRVTVSIGIAVYPDHGRSGATLVRSADAALYAAKEAGRDGYWVASPMPEMPGEKVPPPPAEFVDVVEEDAADEVQIDNGTVVYDDPVEPHTVVSDDAMADYGADAPDAPDAPDAAGADAGAESGDPAPEEPRDDPERDENTPAGALTP from the coding sequence ATGCCGTTGCGCGTACGGCTCTCCATCACCCTGGTCGCGATCGTCCTCGTTCCGCTGACGGTCACGGCCCTCGTCGTGCTGGTCATGATCAACCAGCAGGAGGAACGCCGCATCGGCGACCGGCTGGAGTACGGCACCGCCAGCCTCATCGACGTCCTCGAGGTGTACGGCAAGAGAGCCGAGGACTCCGCCGGCGACCTCGCCAACGGCGGAGCCGGCCAGGCGCTCAGCACGAAGGACACCAAGCTCGTCCAGACCCGGGTCGCGCAGTTCGGGCGCGAGTCCGGCGCGGACTTCGTCGCCATCGTCGCGAACGGCAGCCAGACCGGCACGTCCATCAAGCGCCCGCCGAAGTACGGCGTCGCGAAGGAAGCGCCCGACCCCGTCGCGCAGATCACCGCCATCGCGAAGGCCGTCGACAAGCGCGCGACCCCGTACGCCCTCTACTCCGCCGTCGCGATCACGACCGACTGCGCCACCGGCACCTGCACCATCGGGCACGCGGTCGCGGGCTTCTGGCTCGACGACAAGACCTTGGCGGACGTGCGGCCGGGGGGCACCGACGTGACACTCGTCGACCCGAAGGGCAGCGCCACGACGACGACGCTCGGCGACGCCTCGCAGGCCGCCGCGGTCGTCGCGACGGGCCCCGGGGCGCAAGCCGTCAAGGCCGGCCCGCTCCTCGTCACCGCGAAGACCCCCCTCGTAGGCGGCCCGGTGGCGTACGCCTCGGTGTCCCGCGAGGAGTCGCAGCAGACGCAGGAGCGCACCTGGCAGGGCCTCGTCGTCATCCTCGGCGTCTTCGTGGTCATGGCCGGCATGCTCGGGTGGCTCATGGCGCGCGTGACGACGCGGCCGCTCGCCGAGCTGTCCGACGCGGCGCTCGCCGTCGCGAGCGGCAAGCTCGACACGCACATCGACATCCGTTCGCGCGACGAGGTGGGCAAGCTCGCGCTCGCGTTCAACACCATGACCGACGAGCTGCGTACGTACATCCACGCGCTCCAGGACTCGCGCGACGAGCTCAAGCGCAACCTCACGCGCCTCGGCGACACGCTGTCCAGCACGCACGACCTCAAGAAGATGCTCGCGGTGATCCTCGAGACCGCGATGGTGACGATCCGCGCCGAGGCGGGCGCGTTGATGCTGTTCTCCGCCAACCGCGACGAGCTGTACCTCAAGGTCGGCCGCGGTCTCGACGGCCGGCTGTCCAGCGCGTCCGTCCGTGTCGGCGTCGGTGAAGGTGTCGCGGGCCGCGTCGCGCAGAGCGGCGAGGGCGTGCACGGCCACGTCGGCCCCGACGCGCAGGGCGAGCTGCGGCTCGCCGACGCGGAGCCGCGCGCCGACTCCGTCATCGCCGTGCCGCTCAAGAGCCAGGGCCGCGTCATCGGCGTCCTCAACCTGTACGACCGCGTCGACTCGGACGCGTTCGACGACAACGACCTCGCGACCATCAGGTCGTTCGCCAACCAGGCCACCGTCGCCATCGACAACGTGCTGCTGCACCAGGAGGCGCAGCGCCTCTCGATCACCGACGGCCTCACCGGCCTGTGGAACTACCGCTACTTCCAGATGAACTTCGACAAGGAGATCGAGCGCGCCAGCCGGTTCCAGCGGCCGCTCGCGCTGCTCATCTTCGACCTCGACAAGTTCAAGCAGGTCAACGACGTCTACGGCCACCCGCGCGGCGACTCGGTCCTCATCGAGCTCGCGACGCGCGTCAAGGGCGCCATCCGCGAGGTCGACACGCTCGCCCGCTACGGCGGCGAGGAGTTCGTGCTGATCCTCCCCGAGACCGACCTCGAGGGCGCCACGCTGGCGGCGGGGAAGATCTGCGAGATCGTGCGGCAGCGGCGCTTCGGGGCGGCCGACGAGGAGCCGATCCGCGTCACCGTCTCCATCGGCATCGCGGTCTACCCCGACCACGGCCGCAGCGGCGCGACGCTGGTGCGCTCCGCCGACGCCGCGCTGTACGCCGCCAAGGAGGCCGGCCGCGACGGCTACTGGGTCGCGTCGCCGATGCCGGAGATGCCCGGTGAGAAGGTGCCGCCGCCGCCCGCCGAGTTCGTGGACGTCGTCGAGGAGGACGCCGCCGACGAGGTGCAGATCGACAACGGGACCGTCGTGTACGACGACCCGGTCGAGCCGCACACCGTCGTCAGCGACGACGCGATGGCCGACTACGGCGCCGACGCGCCCGACGCGCCCGACGCGCCCGACGCTGCCGGGGCGGACGCCGGTGCGGAGTCGGGCGATCCTGCCCCCGAGGAGCCCCGGGACGACCCCGAGCGCGACGAGAACACCCCTGCCGGAGCGCTCACGCCCTGA
- a CDS encoding GNAT family protein — MTGAWPATLRDGEVELRPFRMRDAAAWSEVRLANEAWLAPWEPSAPGAWFDRYSMTAFAPMLRQLRRQARDGTTLPFAVTYGGRFVGQVTAGNIWRGSLNSCFLGYWIDGRYAGRGIMPTAVALLADHCFTAARLHRVEANVRPENVASRRVVEKLGFRDEGVRERYLHIDGAYRDHVCYALTVEEVPGGLLRRWHAVRDG; from the coding sequence ATGACAGGCGCGTGGCCCGCCACCTTGCGCGACGGGGAGGTGGAGCTGCGGCCGTTCCGGATGCGCGACGCCGCGGCGTGGAGCGAGGTGCGGCTGGCGAACGAGGCGTGGCTCGCGCCCTGGGAGCCGTCGGCGCCGGGTGCGTGGTTCGACAGGTACTCCATGACGGCGTTCGCGCCGATGCTGCGGCAGCTGCGGCGGCAGGCGCGCGACGGTACGACGCTGCCGTTCGCGGTGACGTACGGCGGCCGCTTCGTCGGCCAGGTGACCGCGGGGAACATCTGGCGCGGCAGCCTCAACTCGTGCTTCCTCGGCTACTGGATCGACGGCCGGTACGCAGGCCGCGGCATCATGCCGACGGCCGTCGCGCTGCTCGCCGACCACTGCTTCACCGCCGCGCGGCTGCACCGCGTCGAGGCGAACGTCCGCCCCGAGAACGTCGCCAGCCGCCGGGTCGTCGAGAAGCTCGGCTTCCGCGACGAGGGCGTCCGCGAGCGGTACCTGCACATCGACGGGGCGTACCGCGACCACGTCTGCTACGCCCTCACGGTCGAGGAGGTGCCGGGCGGTCTGCTGCGGCGCTGGCACGCCGTCCGCGACGGCTGA